A window of Paraburkholderia sp. PGU19 genomic DNA:
AACGCATATCCCATGTAGAGCGCCAAGTGCTCTTCATTTACAGCGGAACTCAGTCGCCTGGGATTGAAAAAATTGCCGAATTTGATCACACATTCCCCATTCCTTACTGGATCAGCAGATTGTCAACCATTCACGGCCACACGTCGAGTGACTGCGATTGGCCGAAAACGGAAGAGCGCTCACTCCACGCCAAGGCTACGCACAACGCGACGGGATCGCTGACATCGAACCCTACTGACGTCGCGCTGCGCTAGGCCCGGGGCGGCCGATCGACTTATGGGCGACGTCGGCGGCCCACTCGGCGCAGCCAGCAAGGGTGCGCGTCCGCGTCGACTTTCCAAACAGGAACTCGCGCACGGGAAGCTCGCGTTGTGGAAGACTAAGATCACCGCAAACTGCTGAATAGCTGAATCACCAGATCGCGCAGCCAGCGATTTCCCGCTTCGTGGTGATAGCGGGCGTGCCAGTGCTGACGCACTGCGAATCCCTCCACCGGCATCGGACACGGATGCACTGACAGGTCATTCACCTTCGCCAGCGTCTCGCCGATATGCCGCGGCAGCGTGGCAATCAGATCGGTGCTCTTGATGATGGCCCCGAGCCCGAGAAACCCCGGCAGCTCGAGTACCACGTCCCGTTCAACGTTCTCGCGCACGAACGCCTGCTCCAGCAGTTGCGCTCCCGTCCCTGCCGCGATCGCGACATGACCTTCCGCGCGGTACTGCTTGAGCCCGAGCTTTCCGCGCACGCGCGGATGATGCTTATTGATCAAACAGACCCAGTCCTGCGTGTATAGCTGCTGCTGGTAAATACCACCGCCAAGCCAGGGTATGTGGCCGATCGCGAGGTCGGCCTCGCCCGATTCCAGCGCCCGCTCGGTATTTCCGTCGATCCTGGCCGCTTCAAGACGGATTCCCGGCGCTTGCGCACGTACGTGCGCCAACATTCGAGGAAGGAGCGTGATGTGGCTCGCGTCGGTCATACAAATGCGGAAGCGTCGCTTCGCGGTGGCTGGATCAAACGCAATTTCCCACGCAGCGAAGCGACGAAGTGATTCGAGAATTTCCCTGCATGGGCCAATCAACGCATCCGCTTGTGGTGTGGGCGCCATGCCACCCGGTGTCCTGATAAACAGCGGATCCTGCAAATGCTCGCGCAGGCGGCCCAACCAGATGCTGACCGTAGGCTGACTCTGCCCAAGCTGCTCGGCTACGCGAGTGACGCTGCGGACGTCGTAGAGGAGATCGAACAACTGGAGCAACTTGAGGTCGGGAAGCTCGTCTGAGTTCATAGTACTATTGTTCTACGCAATGACGCTATTGTAATCATTGCGTTGTGGGAATGGACGCTGGCTTGTATCGTGGGCACTACGTCGACGAGCGACGATTGAGAATCACGATTCCGGGCCACAGCACGTCATGAAGAATCTTCCACCTTCGCGGGCTAGCACACCCTGCGATTCCCCGGCGTCCGGCATGGAGCCGGATCTGATGAGACGTCAACTCGTGAGCAGACCGGGAATAACAAAGGCATCGAATTGACACGCCTGCCCGCTATTCCGATGACGGCTGAAGCCGGGGTCGCGCTGATGGTCGCAACGACGGCAACGTTCGCCGCGAGCGATTCCGTTGTCAAGGCCATCGGGACGGCTGTACCGCTCGTTGCCCTGCTTCTCGGACGTTACAGTTTCCAGGCGGTCGCCCTGGGCGTCTGGCAGGCACGGCGTGGCGCCCAGCATTTTCGCGACGCCGGTGTGTTGAAACTGCAACTCCTGCGCGCTCTGCTTCTCCTACTCAATTCAGCCTGCACATTTGCGGGCTGCGCTACCTGCCGCTGCCCGTCACCACATCGCTCGCGATGTTGGCGCCATTGATTTCGACGATGCTTGCCGCGATCCTGCTTAACGAGAACGTATCGAACAGCAAATGGTCGATGGTCGTTCTGGGCTTTATCGGGATGCTGATCGTGGTGCGGCCGGGTAGCGGCGAATTCAGCTGGACAGTCGCTTTTCCTATCGGCGCCGCAACCACCTTCGCATGCTTTCAGGTCGTGTCCAGCAAGCTGTCAACCGCCGGTGACCCGATCACCACCAATTTCATTACTGCACTGGTTGCCAGCCTTGTGCTTGCCGCATTGCTGTGGGTCGATCAGGCAGGCCTGCTGCCTGAAATCCGCAAGGTGACGATCGGCAGTTGGTGCCTGCTTCTCGTGATGGCGACGCTCGCAACCTTTGGCCATCTGCTGATGCTGCAGGCATTGCGCAGAACGCCGCTGGCCGTGCTCACTCCGTTCGGCTACGCACAACTCGCTTTCGCAACGCTTTTCAGCTGGGCGTTCTTCGGCAAGGTCCCCGACATATGGACTGCCTTGGGGATGATCGTCATCGCCCTGAGCGGAATGGGCACCGTGTTGCTACACGCGCGCGGCCGGCTTCGATAGACATCTGCGAACGAGCCGTGCCTCTCCCGGCGTGGCTGTGCGCCGATCGACAAACACCAGGTCACCATCTGTATTGCCTATCGCAATGACGTCATTGTATCCATTGCATATCCGACATGAGCATCGAATCGTATCTTGATCTCCATATTGAGGAGACGGCAGTGAAGATTGCAATTCTGGGTGCGGGTGCTCTGGGCTGTGCCATCGGCGCGGCGCTGACGGAAGGCGGCAACGAGGTGTGGTTGCTGAACCGCTCGGCGGCGCATGTCGAGGCGATGCGGCGCGACGGTCTGCGCGTAGACGATGCGAAAGGTTCGCGTCGTGTGGAAGTCAAGGCCACGACGCGCGCCGCCGAGGTCGGCGCAGTCGATCTGGTGGTCGTGCTGGTCAAGTCATTTCATACCGATGCGGCGATGCGCGGCGCCCTGGCGCTCATCGGACCCGACACGCTGGTCCTGTCGTTGCAGAACGGTCTCGGGCACGAAGATGTGCTGGCGGATATCGTGGGTCGTGGACGCGTGCTGGCCGGCAAGACCTATGTCGGCGGCGTGATGCGCAATCCGGGGCACATCGAGTCCGGCGTCGCTGGCAAGGCGACTTACATCGGCGAACTCGGTGGCGGGATCACTCCCCGCGTGATGGCGATCGCTGAAACCTTCAACGCCGCCGGGCTGGCCACCACCGTCAGCGACAACATCGTCGGCACGATGTGGGACAAGTTGCTCGTCAATGTTGCAACGGGCGCGCTGACAGGCACCACCGGCCTCACTTACGGCCAACTCTACGATGAGCCGCTTCTGAAGACGGTTGCGCTCGCGGCAGTCGCCGAAGCAATCTCAGTCGCTCAAGCCGCTGGCGTAACGCTCTCCACCACTGATCCTGAACGCCCGTGGACGCTCGCTGGCGAAGGCCTTTCTTCTGCCTTCAAGACCTCGATGCTGCAAAGCCTCGAAAAAGGCTCCATCACTGAAATCGACTTTATCAACGGCGCGGTCGTGCGCTGGGGACAACGGCACGGCGTGCCGACGCCCGTCAACGCGACGCTGGTCGCCTGCATCAAAGGCATCGAGCGCGCCATGACCGACCGACAACGCAGGGAGACAAATGCATGAACGGCAGCAAGGCATATCTGGAGCATGTCGCCATCTGGGTGAAAGACATTCACTGGCACATCCGCTTTTTCGAAGACGTGTTCGGCATGACGATGCGCGAGGTCGACGGCACCGTCGAGGAACCACGGCAGTACTGGACGCTCGGCGGTCTGCAATTCATTCATAACCCGCACCATGACGCGCCCGAAGGCCGCCTCGGTCATCTCGGCGTGATGTGCGAAGACATGGAAGCGGCGCTCGCCGCCGCGCAACAGTATGACGTCAGCGAAATGCCGCAAGGACGCAACTGGTTGCGCCTGCCGGACGGCCTCGCCGTCGAACTGATTCAGGCCAAGCCCGCTTCATGCGTGGCGCGGGCACTGGACATCAATCCGCGTGCGGAGGTTTGAGATGACGATCATCGATAAGTACTGGGACGATGCCAACGAGGGCGACGTGTGCGTGAGCCCGACCTACACGGTGACGAAGCAACGCATTCTCGCCTACGCCGACCTCACCGGCGATCACACGCCGGTTCACGTGGACGAGGAATACGCGAACGCGAGCCACTTCGGTTCGATCGTCGCGCACGGTCTGTTTGGCCTGTCTATCGCCGATGGGCTCAAGACCCAGAGCGACTACCGCTTCCTGCCCGGCATGTCGCTCGGCTGGACGTGGGACTTCAACCTGCCGATCAAGGTCAATGACGTGCTGCACGTGAAATTCAGAGTAGGCACGATGCGCGCGAGCAAGAGCCGTCCCGGCTGGGGGATCGTCGTACTGCCGTCCGAACTGATCAATCAGGACGGCCTTGTCGTCCAGCATGGCGAGCATCGTCTGATGGTGCCGCGCCGACCGGGAGCATTCTGATGCAAGCACGTCCTCTCGAAGGGATTCGCGTCGTCGATTACAGCCATTTTCTGGCCGGTCCGTATGTCGGACGCTGTCTCGCGGCGCTCGGTGCCGAAGTCATCAAGGTCGAACGCCCAGGCAGCGGCGACGCCGGACGTCAGCACGCGACCGTGCTCGACGACGAGCAGAGCGGCTATTTCCTGCAACTGAACATGGGCAAGCGCGGCGTCAGCGTCAACATGCGCGACGCACGCGGCAAGGCGTTTATGCAGCGGCTGTGCGACTCGGCGGATGTCTTCGTCGAAAACTACCGGCCGGGTGCACTGAACAAACTCGGGCTGGGTTATGACGAACTGTCCGCGCGCAATCCGGGCCTCGTCTACTGCTCGATTTCCGCCTACGGCCATACGGGACCGGACGCACATCGCGCGGGTTTCGGTCTGATTGCTGAAGCGAAGAGCGGGATCATGCAAATGATCGGCACACCCGGTGAACCGCCACCGTTGATGCGCATTTCGCTGGGCGACATGTACACGGGCATTCACGCGGTAGCGGCAATCAATGCCGCACTGCTCGGCCGCGTGAAGAGCGGGCGCGGGCAACACATCGATATGGCGCTGTACGACACGCTGGTGTCGATGCATGAATACGCCGTGCAGTGCTACACGATGCAAGGCATCGTGCCGGAGCAGACCGGCCACGATATGCCCACATCGACGCTCTATGGCGTGTTCCGTGCCGCCGACGGCGACCTCGTGATCGCGGCTCAGGTGGACGACGCCTGGAAGCGCTTCGCGGCGCTGATCGAGGCGCATGGCGGACCGGACGGTTTTGGCACCGACACCCGCTTTCACGCCCTCGCGGGACGCAATGCGAACCGGCTGGACATTCTGTCCGTCGTGAAGCCGTGGGTGGCAGGCCGACCGGTTGCGCAGGTGCTTGAACTGCTCGATGGCATCGATGTGCCGTGCGCGAAGGTGCAGCGTATCGATGAGGTACTTGCCGATCCGCAGATCGTCGCCCGCGGCATGGTGGTTGAGCAGGAGCACCCGCGCTACGGGAAATTGCGTCTGCCGAATCTGCCCTTCCGCTTCTCGGACTGCGACACGACGATCCGCGAAGTCGCGCCGGATCTCGGTCAGCACAATGCGGAAGTGGCGCAATCGCTGGGCTTCGGCGCCGCCGAAATCGACGCGATGCAGACAGATGGTGTGCTGTATTCAAAGGTGAGGCCATGATGACTGACCAATACGCGGTGATCGGCAATCCGATCGGCCACACGAAGTCCCCGTTGATCCACGGTCTCTTTGCAGAAGAGACGCAGCAGGACATGTCCTATACGGCGATCGAAGGTCCGCTGGAGCCGCAGGACGCGTTCGCTGCGACCGTGCACGCATTCATCGCAGCGGGCGGCAAAGGCATGAACGTGACCGCGCCATTCAAGCTGAAAGCGTTCGCGATGGCCGACGTGCGCAGCGAGCGCGCCGAACTGGCTGGCGCTACTAACGCGCTGAGCTTTAAGGACGGACGGATCATCGCTGAGAACTTCGATGGCGTCGGCCTGCTGCGCGACATCGAGGTCAATCTGAACTTGCCGATGGCCGGCAAACGCGTACTGGTCCTCGGCGCGGGCGGCGCAGTGCGTGGCGCATTGCTGCCCTTCCTTGCCGCGCGGCCCGCGGAACTGGTCCTCGCCAGTCGGGACATCGCGAAGGTGCGGGCGCTGGTCGAGCAGGTCACCACGAGCGGGCCGCTTGCTGCCTGCGGCTACGCCAATCTCGAGGCGATGGGACAGTTCGACCTCGTGGTCAACGCGACGTCGGCCAGTTTGACGGGCGAACTCCCGCCCGTTCCACCGAGCGTTTTCAGCCCGACGGGCGCGGCCTATGAACTGGCCTACGGCAAGCGGCTGACGCCGTTCCTGAGACTCGCTCGAAACGCGGGCGTACAAGGTATCGCGGATGGTGTGGGCATGCTGGTGGAGCAGGCGGCAGAAGCGTTCGCGTGGTGGCGCGGCGTGCGGCCCCAGACCCGCGTCGTGATCGATCGGCTCACGGTGCCACTCGACTGAGAATGCAACGGAGCGAGGAATGAAAACGATCCTGATGCTTCACGGTATCAACCACAATATGTTTGGCAAGCGCGACCCGGCGCAGTACGGAACCATCACGCTGGCGGAGATCGACGCCAGGCTGCAGGCTCTCGGCGTCGAGCTTGGCGTGCAAGTGGAATCGTTCCAGACGAATAGTGAAGGGGCGATGTGCGAGCGCATTCACCGCGCCTTAAAGGAGCGCTGTGACGCCGTACTGATCAACGCCGGGGCGTGGACACACTACAGCTACGGGATACGCGATGCGCTGGCTATTCTTACCTGCCCCGTCGTGGAATTGCATATGTCCAACATCCACGCCCGGGAACCGTTCCGACATCACTCGGTATTCGCCGAGATCGTCGATGGGCAAATCTGCGGCTTTGGGGTTGAGAGCTACCTGCTCGCCTTGCGAGCCGCCGTCTCCCAGAACCGACACACGTGAGGGGATCGCAAATCTGGCATCAACACGGATTGGAACCGATGCGGAGTTCGCGGACGCTGCCTTTTCAGATCACGTGCGCCAACACTGCGGCGCAGCGGCCGAATGACCACGTGCAGAATCTCGAGCGGCCGTTCGATCGTCTGTAGTCGATTACCGACGAACTATCGGAGTTGGCCGGCGCACTCGGAGTCGGGTTAGAAAGTTGATCGGGTACGATTCCTCACGCATGAACTGCCATATTCGACCTATTCCGTTTGCAAGGAGCATTCGACTTCCTCGACAGCGGCCATTCGCGGCCAACGAATTTGACCGATCTCGCATGGCCGCAACATGGTCGAAAAGCACCGGTAGATCATCGGGCAGGTTTCCAAGCGAAGCCGACACCGGACAGGCATCGGCGTGCGATGGGTTCAGTTATCACGCTAGCCGCCCTCGAGGTACAGAAAATCGCAACACTGGAATTCTCGCTGGCCATCACGCACGTTCGGGCGTCGGGTGACGGTGACCATCTGTTTGATGCCATCGATGTGGATCGATTCCTTCAATTCGCTGATCCGGTCATCTGTCGCGCGACGTGGATTGCGCTCATAGAGATCACCACACCGGTCACCCTGAGCCGAATCGCCGAAACCAGCGTGCGTGTCACTGGCGTTACCAGGCACTCGCGACTTCGCATCGAAACTATTTGCGGCGGTGCGCCGCGTTCTTTTGCAACTCCCCGACCGCGTTCTCCTGTGTCATTCCTGCGGGGAATCGTGGGGATACGGCGGGGCACAAAAATTCAAATGAAAGGAATTCTGTGGAGTTCACCAATTGATGTCGCATCAAGACAACCAATTCTTGTCGTATTTGAGGTCCTAACTCTCCGTTTATACCCCTAGGAAGGTTACGTACCCACCTATTCGTGTCGCATTGACATGCAGACGCTTAAATTTTCGAGGTTCCGTCCCTTTATTGTAATTGCCCCCTAGGGAAAGTGATCCCTCGGAACGGGCAAGCCGTTTCGAATGACATACACGGTTGTTGGCGCACCTTTTAGATTTCCTTCGGGATCAAAGGAGTACGTGCCGGCTATCCCCTTGTATTGTTCGTTCGCCAGCTGCGCGATCAGTTTGCTTTTGTCACTCGTCGTCGCTGCTTTCGTCATGGCGTCGGCCAACATTTTCACTCCATCGTAGTAGTTGACCGCATAAACTTGCATGTCTATGTGATACGTGTCCTTGTACTTCTTAATGAATTTCCTGCCTTCCTCAGTCTGGTCCAGGGCGGTGCCGCCTTGAGAGCAGTAGACAATCGAGGCCGCCTCGCCTGCCACTTTTCCCATGTCCGGCAAGCGCATGTTGCATGCAGACTGTATGGTTTGCCGCCGCGCTTGTCGGGCGCAATGTAGTACGCATTGTCGTCGAAGACCGGGTTGACTGCTTTTTCCGGAATGAACGCCATGATCGCGACGACGTGACTCGCGCCATCCGCGAGCGCTTTCAGTTCGACAGCAGTTAACACGACAAACCCGGCCGTTCGAACCCGTAGCCCTGGCGAATGCTTTTGTCGCCGTCACAACCGCTGCGCCGCACGTAACGGTCTCACGTTGTCAAATAACTGCGAAAGCGCGTAGGGCTCGACAGGTTTGACGAGGTGATGGTCGAAGCCTGCATGCCGCGATCGCGCGACATCCTCGGGTTGACCGTACCCCGTAACCGCGATCAGGGTTACTTTAAGCATCTCCGGCATCTTCCTTAGGCGAAGTGCGACCTCATAACCATCCATCCCCGGCAGCCCGATATCCAGAAGCACAACGTCCGGCCGTTGCGCCATGCTGGCTTCCAACGCACGCGGGCCGTCAGGCGCGGTGCGCACGCGGTGGCCGTTCAGTTCAAGTATGACGGCCAGCGAGGATGCTGCGTCAAAATTGTCGTCGACCACCAATACATTGAGGCAATGCGCGTTTGCTGGCTCAACGTGCGCAGGCGGGACATCGTGTTGCGCCGGTGCATCGGCGACGGGGAGCATAACCACCATCTGCACGCCATGTCCAAGCCCTTCGCTTTGCGCTCGCACATTACCCCCGTGCATGTTGACAAGTGATCGAACAACAGAAAGGCCGATACCTAGTCCTCCCTGGGCGCGGTCTAAAGCTCGATTCGATTGCGAGAAAAGTTCGAAAACCTCTTTCAGTTCGTCCTCTGCGATGCCCGTGCCGTTATCTTCGATTGTCACAGTGACGGTACCTGAATCGGCGCTTACGCGAATTGCAATCTGACCGCCGTCGGGCGTGTACTTCGCCGCGTTATCCAAAAGATTGCCGAACACCTGGGCGAGGCGCGTTGGGTCGGCCTCAAGGTACATTGGTTTGTCCGGGTAGTGCACGGTGAGTGTATGTTGCCGCGCGTCGAGTGCCAGCTTCGCAACATCGATAGCCGCGTCGAGAATGCTCTTCAGTTCGACCGTGCTTCGTTTCAACGTGATCTTTCCCGTGGTAATGCGAGACACGTCCAGAAGATCTTCCAGCAGGTTGGCCAGATGACGACTCTGCCGTTCGATGATTTCACGTGCCCATCGGACACGAACTGGGAGCATGCCGTCAACCATGCTGATTGCTTCTGCGGCATTCCTTATTGGGGCAAGTGGATTGCGCAGCTCATGTGCGAGCATGGCAAGAAACTCGTCTTTTTGGCGCGAGGCCTTCATAAGCCGGGCATTGGCCTCGGCCCGGTCGGCGAGCATCGCACGCGCCTGATACTGTCTGCGCCTGGCTCTAAGGGCACTACGCGTTGCGCTGACGAGCGCCTCGCCGCTTACGGGACGCTCTATGAGCATGACATTCGCCAGCGTCTCGAGGTGTCGGCCTTCAACTGTCGATATGCCCTTCTTCCCGTTGCCGACTAGCAGCAGGAAAGGAAAATCCGACCACGGTGGTTGACCTCTCAACCATTCGTCAAGCGACTGCAAGGCGTGCGGATCTAGCGCTTCGTCAGCAATCAGGGCGCATGCAGCTCCCTCGACGAGCAGTGCGACGAGTTCTCCGACGTTGAGGCAAACCACGCACTCCACCTCTTCGCGGGACAGCACGCGCGCGATAACCTCAGCATCACGCCCTCGCTGCGCGACGATCAGGATCCGTTCTTCCAAGATTCACTCCCGGTCGTGCGGCCGGTCACCCAGCAAGGGCTGCGTGCCGCGGTATGACGGCAAGCCGGCGAGTATGCCTTCGAAGTCCCTGAGGGGCGGTCCCACGCGTAATCCACCAGAGTCGACGCGAAACTCTCGTATCGTGCGTTCGTGCTCGCTGGTGCGGCTCTTGAGTACCGACAATGCAGACAGCACCTCTCCCGCGCTTTCAAAAAACCGGAACAGTACCAGCGCATCGCTCAGATAGCTCAGATCAATCTCGGAAGCCACATTACCGATGAGTCCATGCTGGCCCAGTACAAGAATCGTCGTAATGCCCTGCTGATTAAGGTAACTCAGAAGCTCATGCATCTGCAGGATCAGGTAGCGATGCCCCGGCATGGCCTGTATGTAGGCGTTCAGGCTGTCGAGGACCACCATGGAGGCGCCATCATGTTCGACAGCCTCACGCACAAGGGCCGCAAACTGTCCTGGCGACATTTCCGCCGGATCGATCTGCTGTACGGATAGCCTGCCGTTTTCGATAAAGTTGTCCAGGCCCATATCAAGTTGTCTTGATCTCGACATCAGAGTGCCGAGGGTCTCGTCGAACAGGAGGTATTTGACAGCCTCGCCGCGCTGCAGGGCCGTCAGCGCGCAGCGCACAGCTGTCGTTGTCTTGCCAACTCCGGATGGACCGACGAGGAGGGAGCTGGTCCCCGGGATCAGCCCCCCCGCCGAGCAGAGCGTCCAGTTCACGTACGCCCGTAGACTGCGCAGTGTTATCGAATTCCCGACGGTGTGAAGCTGCGACCAGACGGGGATACACGGTAATGCCACCCGTATCAAGCTTGAAATCATGCTGACCGCCAACGAACTTGATCCCGCGCATCTTAACGACACGGAGGCGCCGTTGTTCGGCGCCGTATTCCGGCACCCGCTGATCAAGCTCGATGACGCCGTGCGTGATGCTGTGAAGTTGCAGGTCGCCCGGCTGCGAAGTTTTGTCGTCGAGCAGCCATACAGTGCACCCACGGCCGGAAAAAAACTGCTTCAGCGCGAGCACCTGCCGCCGGTACTTGAGTGCGTCCTGGGCCAGCACGCGCAACTCCGATAAACTGTCAAACACGACTCGGCGGGGATTCAGTTCTAATACCTTGCGCCGAACTTCGTCGACGGTCTCACCCAGTTCGACCTCCGACGGATGTAAAACGGACTGCCCGGCGTCCGCCATTAGCCCATCCTCGCTGACAAGCTCGTGAATCGACAGGTCTTCCAGCGACCATTGGTGGGACTGTGCGACGGCTGCGAGTTCCGCAGCTGTTTCGGACAGGGTGATGTAGAGGCCGGCTTCGCCACGCATTACGCCATCGAGCCGAAAATGCAGGCCAAGCGTAGTTTTTCCGGCCCCGGGAACACCCTCGATCAGATATACCCGGTTCGGTATCAATCCGCCATTCAGTACATCGTCAAGTCCAGAGACGCCCGTCGATATACGGCTCGAAGTTTCGTCTCGCCGCGTAGGCGAAGAATCAGAAGGGAGCATGGTAGTCGCTTAAGATTTTTAAACGGACGCATTCTCGGCCAGATTCCTGCCAGGGCTGCTGCTCGGCCCGCGATCCTATGGCCGAGAGCCGAATGGCAGTTTGACGGCGATCCGAAGCCTGCCGTCGATGGCGCGGACGGCACGGCGCAGGTCAACGTGCCCAAAGCCGACCTCGAGACGCTGAAGGCCATGGCCTCCCGTACCGCGTCCAACACCGAGGTCGATCCCACAACGAGTGCGGACCTAGGCGCCGGTCAGGACACCACGACGAAATAAATGCAGAGATCGCAGGGAAGGTCCGGTCGTTCGGTCGTATGCCTCATTGAACCTGGCTGACCGGACCATGTCAATACACTCCATTTGCGTAGAGGCACGGCATGCTTGGCATTGTGATCCCCGCTCATAACGAAGAACGCGTTTGAAGGCGACGCGTACCGTGTGATGGTCGCCGAGGAGGCTGGACGGGCCCTGGATCTTCTGCGACGTGAGTCCGTCCATTTTTTGATCACGGACTATGAAATGCCGATCACGGGCGGTGTGCAGCTATGCCGCATGGGGTTCAGGGGCCGCCGGTAGCATTACGATGGGCAGCGACGCATGCACGGGCTGCGCCCGCACCTGGTGACGATCACGCGTACGTCGGTGACAATCTCCCTCGCCGTACCAACGCGCATGAAGAGGCCTGTTTCGAGTACACGCAGCAGCTTGACCTGAAGCTCGACAGGTGATCTCGTCCAGAAAAAAAGCGTGCCGCCGTTGGCGCGTTCGAAATAACCTATATGCTGCCGGTCGGCCCCCGTGAATGTGCCGCGCTCATGCCCGAACATTTTCGATTCGATCAGCTTCGGCGAGATCGCACCGCAGTTGAGTGCAATGAGTTTCCGTTTGTGACGCGCGCTCATCTGATGGATGGTTTGTGCAGCCACTTCCTTGCCGGTGCCGGACTTACCAACGAGCATTACCGACAGCGCGGTCGTCGCCACCCGGCTGATCTGGTCGTACACCGCCTGCATCGCCTGCGAACTGCCAACCATCGATCCGAATCTGCCTGTGCGGCGCACTTCGCCGCGCAGCGCGCCGAATTCGGCCTTGAGGTCGCCGGTGCGTGGCAGCCGGTCCAGGATCGCGGTCACGCGCTGGAGCTCTGCTGGCTTGACCAGTAGTCAGTGGCACGGCTTTTAACGCATCGACAGCGGATTCAACCGTTGCTTGTCCCGTGATCACGACAAACACTACGCCCGAGCGCGGATCGAGATCGGCAAAAAGCGCGGGGCCCGAGCCGTTCGGAAGCTGGAGATCAACAAACACGACATCAGGCATTTGCCGCACAATCTGGTCGCGGGCTTCCTGCAGGTTACCCGCTACGGATACAGTCAGTCGTCGACTAGAAGTATGTTTGCCATCATCGATGGCTCGCATCCGTCAATGACTCGTGCGCAGTAGCGCCGCCGCGACCGACGGCACCCTTGCCTCCTTATTGAGCGGCAGAGGCGGCGGCATCCTGCGCACCCTTGCCTTGCGGACTTTTGGCGCCTGACTTCGACGACAACTTTGGTTTCATGGTGTTTTTGCCTTTGTTACTGGAGGTCGTTCCCGTGACGTCGCTCGCGTTTGGTGTGCCCATGCCCGTCCACCCTGTCCCGCACTGCCGCCACCGGCCCCTACACCACCGTTGCCGGCACCAGCGCCGCCGCCCGCGCCTTGCGCAAACGCGCTGCCTGCCAGAGCAAAGCAGACAGCCGAAATAACCAGATGCGTCTTCATCGTTTTCATGTTGCATCCCTTTTCCCTTCTTC
This region includes:
- a CDS encoding ATP-binding protein, which codes for MEERILIVAQRGRDAEVIARVLSREEVECVVCLNVGELVALLVEGAACALIADEALDPHALQSLDEWLRGQPPWSDFPFLLLVGNGKKGISTVEGRHLETLANVMLIERPVSGEALVSATRSALRARRRQYQARAMLADRAEANARLMKASRQKDEFLAMLAHELRNPLAPIRNAAEAISMVDGMLPVRVRWAREIIERQSRHLANLLEDLLDVSRITTGKITLKRSTVELKSILDAAIDVAKLALDARQHTLTVHYPDKPMYLEADPTRLAQVFGNLLDNAAKYTPDGGQIAIRVSADSGTVTVTIEDNGTGIAEDELKEVFELFSQSNRALDRAQGGLGIGLSVVRSLVNMHGGNVRAQSEGLGHGVQMVVMLPVADAPAQHDVPPAHVEPANAHCLNVLVVDDNFDAASSLAVILELNGHRVRTAPDGPRALEASMAQRPDVVLLDIGLPGMDGYEVALRLRKMPEMLKVTLIAVTGYGQPEDVARSRHAGFDHHLVKPVEPYALSQLFDNVRPLRAAQRL